In Asanoa sp. WMMD1127, one genomic interval encodes:
- a CDS encoding carbohydrate ABC transporter permease, whose amino-acid sequence MTTVDNRAVRGRDRVAKAVLYAILSVGMLVVVGPFLWMALSSLKPEGEIRSVPPTWLPDVWTLDNFRELFSRLDFPLFFFNSAFVALAVTAGNLLFCSLVGYALAKLRYPGKRVLFLAVLGMLMVPGMVTFVPQFVLVSNMGLTNTYAGLILPFLVGPFGVFLMRQFLQSIPDDLIEAARVDGAGEFRIFWRVVLPLCRPALATLGILTFLASWNNFLWPLVVASTEDKYTLPVALALYSIGQNRTDFGLLLAGAVVVVLPVLIVFLLLQRHFMRGIATTGLK is encoded by the coding sequence ATGACCACAGTCGACAATCGGGCGGTACGCGGCCGCGACCGCGTCGCCAAGGCGGTGCTCTATGCGATCCTGAGCGTCGGGATGCTGGTCGTGGTCGGCCCGTTCCTGTGGATGGCGCTCTCGTCGCTCAAGCCCGAGGGCGAGATCCGTTCGGTCCCGCCGACCTGGCTGCCGGACGTGTGGACGCTCGACAACTTCCGCGAGCTGTTCTCTCGCCTCGACTTCCCGCTGTTCTTCTTCAACTCCGCCTTCGTCGCGCTCGCGGTGACGGCGGGCAACCTGCTGTTCTGCTCGCTGGTCGGGTACGCGCTGGCCAAGCTGCGCTACCCCGGCAAGCGGGTGCTGTTCCTGGCCGTGCTCGGCATGCTGATGGTGCCCGGCATGGTGACGTTCGTCCCGCAGTTCGTGCTGGTCAGCAACATGGGCCTGACCAACACGTACGCGGGCCTGATCCTGCCGTTCCTCGTCGGCCCGTTCGGCGTGTTCCTGATGCGCCAGTTCCTCCAGTCGATCCCCGACGACCTCATCGAGGCCGCCCGGGTCGACGGCGCCGGCGAGTTCCGGATCTTCTGGCGGGTGGTGCTGCCGCTGTGCCGGCCGGCGCTGGCCACACTCGGGATCCTGACGTTCCTCGCGTCCTGGAACAACTTCCTCTGGCCCCTCGTGGTCGCCAGCACGGAGGACAAGTACACGCTGCCGGTCGCCCTGGCGCTCTACAGCATCGGGCAGAACCGCACCGACTTCGGCCTGCTGCTGGCCGGCGCGGTCGTGGTCGTCCTGCCGGTGCTGATCGTGTTCCTGCTCCTCCAGCGGCACTTCATGCGCGGTATCGCGACCACCGGACTCAAGTAA